The following proteins are co-located in the Seriola aureovittata isolate HTS-2021-v1 ecotype China chromosome 7, ASM2101889v1, whole genome shotgun sequence genome:
- the setdb1b gene encoding histone-lysine N-methyltransferase SETDB1-B — translation MESSEGMEVEGWDSSLEEELGVSLDELKKWIEEAVEKSEIVQKKKAQLTELKKWVEQKEKDEAMTEMLLSDASQSIVECEKLVKATYQKNGLVYRESSSEDEGGGGGVLSSEVIEIDDDDDDDVIAVGCLVPPKKPVTTSKDPVLKEASAALQKTSHQVQKLVQMVNKPSPGTQLLRSPGHPPSQSGIQGSVPAVFVSQVSSQSMAQPNPNMAEDELRVGMSILGKKRTKTWHRGTLVAINPVGNGIFKYKVKFDKGKSLLSGNHVAFDYNPTLESLYVGARVVAKYKDGNLVWLYAGIVAEMPNNKNRMRFLIFFDDGYASYVTLPELYPVCRPLKRTWEDIEDGSCRDFIEEYITAYPSRPMVLLKVGQIIKTEWEGTWWKSKVEEVDGSLVKILFLDDKRSEWIYRGSTRLEPMFNLKMTTANTQEKKLAGQQRTRPNMGALRSKGPVVQYTSDGHVGASPAKTPQATLSQPSQTPQNQQHQQHQQHQQHQQRPQPPQPQQTQQTQQSPQPVHPVQPPRVDNKHQMAKKSTSPFVPGVGGTHASKVMQALSPSPSNLPSIRLLNAPNTPMPTFTQSYQRQLPTLAPAPPSMTHAMATIPHQPSYRAPTDRIFYLAHTCQPACLNRIRPAKPDMHRGKNPLLTPLLYDFRRMTGRRKVNRKMSFHVIYKAPCGLCLRNMAEIQHYLFQTRCDFIFLEMFCLDPYVLVDRPFQPQRPFYYIPDITGGKEDIPLSCVNEIDSTPPPKVDYSKERIPEDGVFINTSSDFLVGCDCTDGCRDKSKCSCHQLTLQATGCTPGGQINPNAGFLHKRLEECLPTGIYECNKRCKCCVQMCTNRLVQHGLQVRLQLFKTQNKGWGIRCLDDVAKGSFVCIYAGKILTDDFADKEGLEMGDEYFANLDHIESVENFKEGYESEAHCSDSEGSGVDIARIKIQPSALVSSNPVGRPPRKAQSSSSSDDSNDDDDKDSKSEDESDSSDDTFVKENYYSSSSVWRSYTTRGQVKGNKEGSQDSKDGLSASARGTDDEKPPSIPEETGKSKVASWLTSQGLKKESGDSKSPVKPETGKKQDVMTLSDSDDVQTISSGSEDNKEREKVTPGVTKKQVAVKSTRGIALKTSHGLMVKTGAPGGVGGPGGQGGKTGQQGQTGGGGENTPKNTRQFFDGEESCYIIDAKLEGNLGRYLNHSCSPNLFVQNVFVDTHDLRFPWVAFFASKRIRAGTELTWDYNYEVGSVEGKVLLCCCGSTECRGRLL, via the exons ATGGAAAGCAGTGAGGG gATGGAGGTGGAGGGCTGGGACTCCAGTCTGGAGGAAGAACTGGGCGTTTCTCTGGATGAGCTGAAGAAGTGGATTGAAGAGGCTGTGGAGAAGAGCGAAATTGTGCAGAAGAAAAAGGCTCAGCTGACAGAGCTCAAAAAATGGGTGgagcagaaagagaaggatGAGGCGATGACAGAGATGCTTCTCAGTGATGCCAGCCA GTCCATAGTGGAGTGTGAGAAGCTGGTAAAGGCAACTTACCAAAAGAATGGTCTTGTTTACCgagagagcagctcagaggatGAGGGCGGTGGAGGAGGGGTGTTGTCCTCTGAGGTTATTGAAATAgacgacgatgatgacgatgatgtcATTGCTGTTGGCTGTT TGGTTCCTCCAAAGAAGCCTGTCACTACAAGCAAAGATCCAGTG TTAAAAGAGGCCTCTGCAGCTCTACAGAAAACCTCTCATCAGGTGCAGAAGTTGGTCCAAATGGTCAACAAGCCTTCACCAGGTACTCAATTGCTTCGATCTCCAGGACACCCTCCATCCCAGTCAG GTATTCAGGGTTCTGTTCcagcagtgtttgtgtcacagGTTTCATCTCAGTCCATGGCCCAGCCAAACCCAAATATGGCAGAGGATGAGCTCAGAGTCGGGATGAGCATTCTGGGAAAGAAACGCACCAAGACCTGGCACAGAGGCACCCTCGTTGCTATCAACCCTGTTG GAAATGGTATATTCAAGTATAAAGTGAAGTTTGATAAAGGAAAGAGTCTGCTGTCTGGAAATCATGTGGCTTTCGACTATAACCCCACCCTGGAGAGTCTGTATGTCGGAGCCCGTGTAGTGGCCAAGTACAAGGACGGAAACCTGGTGTGGCTCTATGCTGGAATAGTAGCAGAAATGCCGAACAACAAAAACCGCATGAG GTTTCTAATATTCTTTGATGATGGTTATGCTTCATATGTGACACTACCTGAGCTCTATCCTGTTTGCCGACCAT TAAAGCGTACTTGGGAAGACATAGAGGACGGATCATGTCGAGACTTCATCGAGGAGTACATCACTGCCTATCCCAGCAGGCCTATGGTGCTCTTAAAGGTCGGCCAGATAATCAAGACAGAGTGGGAGGGAACCTGGTGGAAGAGCaaagtggaggaggtggatggCAGCTTGGTCAAGATCCTCTTCTTG GATGATAAGAGGAGTGAGTGGATCTATAGAGGTTCCACCAGGTTGGAGCCAATGTTCAACCTGAAGATGACCACAGCCAACACTCAGGAGAAGAAGCTGGCTGGCCAGCAGAGGACACGACCTAATATGG GGGCGTTGAGGAGTAAAGGCCCAGTGGTTCAGTACACAAGTGACGGACATGTTGGAGCTTCTCCTGCCAAAACGCCGCAGGCCACACTGAGTCAGCCTTCACAGACACCACaaaatcaacaacatcaacaacatcaacaacatcaacagcatCAACAGCGTCCACAACCCCCACAGCcccaacaaacacaacaaacccaACAAAGCCCTCAGCCTGTACATCCTGTACAACCTCCACGTGTCGA CAATAAACATCAGATGGCGAAGAAGAGTACTTCTCCGTTTGTCCCTGGCGTGGGAGGCACACATGCCTCTAAAGTCATGCAGGCTCTTTCCCCCAGTCCCAGCAACCTGCCGAG TATAAGACTGTTGAATGCCCCAAATACTCCTATGCCCACTTTCACACAATCGTATCAAAGACAGCTGCCAACTCTGGCTCCTGCCCCGCCTTCCATGACCCACGCGATGGCCACGATCCCCCATCAGCCCTCCTATCGCGCCCCGACAGACCGCATCTTCTACCTGGCTCACACGTGTCAGCCTGCCTGCTTGAATCGTATCCGACCTGCTAAACCTGAcatgcacagaggaaaaaacCCCCTCCTCACACCGTTACTGTACGATTTCAGGCGCATGACTGGACGACGCAAAGTCAACCGCAAG ATGTCCTTCCACGTGATTTACAAGGCTCCATGTGGACTCTGTCTGCGTAACATGGCAGAGATCCAGCACTACCTCTTCCAGACGCGCTGTGACTTTATATTCTTAGAGATGTTCTGTCTAGACCCCTACGTACTTGTGGACCGGCCCTTCCAGCCACAGAGGCCGTTCTATTACATTCCAGACATCACTGGTGGAAAGGAGGACATCCCACTTTCCTGTGTCAATGAGATTGATTCCACCCCGCCTCCTAAAGTAGACTACA GTAAAGAGCGTATTCCTGAAGATGGAGTATTCATCAACACCAGTTCAGACTTCCTAGTTGGGTGTGATTGTACTGACGGCTGTCGAGACAA GTCCAAATGTTCGTGCCACCAGCTGACCCTTCAGGCTACAGGTTGTACACCGGGGGGGCAGATCAACCCAAACGCCGGATTTTTGCACAAACGATTAGAGGAGTGCCTTCCCACAGG aaTCTACGAGTGCAATAAGCGATGCAAATGTTGTGTTCAGATGTGCACCAACCGGCTTGTTCAGCACGGCCTGCAGGTGCGTCTCCAGCTCTTCAAGACCCAGAACAAAGGTTGGGGCATCCGCTGTCTGGATGATGTGGCGAAGGGCTCTTTTGTCTGCATCTATGCTG GTAAAATCTTGACGGACGACTTTGCAGACAAAGAGGGTCTAGAAATGGGTGACGAGTATTTTGCTAATCTGGATCATATAGAGAGTGTGGAGAACTTCAAGGAGGGCTATGAGAGCGAGGCTCACTGTTCGGACAGTGAGGGAAGCGGTGTGGACATTGCCAGGATCAAAATCCAACCATCTGCTTTAGTATCATCTAACCCTGTGGGGCGACCGCCCAGGAAGG CCCAAAGCTCAAGCTCATCAGACGACAGCAATGACGACGATGACAAAGACTCGAAGAGTGAAGACGAAAGCGACAGTTCAGATGACACGTTTGTTAAGGAGAACTACTACAGCTCCAGCTCTGTGTGGAGGAGTTACACCACACGTGGTCAGGTCAAGGGCAACAAGGAAG GGAGTCAAGACAGTAAAGATGGACTGAGTGCCTCAGCCAGGGGAACCGATGACGAGAAGCCACCGTCCATACCAGAGGAAACGGGGAAAAGCAAAGTGGCTTCCTGGTTAACAAGCCAGGGGCTGAAGAAG GAATCCGGAGACAGCAAGAG TCCAGTGAAGCCAGAAACGGGGAAGAAGCAGGATGTGATGACTCTCTCTGACAGCGATGATGTTCAGACCATCAGCTCTGGATCTGAAGAcaacaaggagagagaaaaagtcacCCCAG GTGTGACTAAGAAGCAGGTAGCAGTTAAATCTACACGTGGCATTGCCCTGAAGACCAGCCATGGTCTTATGGTAAAAACAGGTGCACCTGGAGGTGTGGGTGGGCCGGGTGGTCAGGGAGGAAAAACAGGGCAGCAGGGACAGACTGGAGGAGGCGGGGAAAACACTCCCAAAAACACCCGCCAGTTCTTTGACGGGGAAGAGTCGTGCTACATCATCGATGCCAAGTTAGAAGGAAACCTTGGGCGTTACCTGAAT CACAGCTGTAGTCCTAACCTTTTTGTCCAGAATGTGTTTGTGGACACACATGATTTGCGATTCCCCTGGGTGGCATTCTTTGCCAGCAA GCGAATCCGGGCCGGCACAGAGCTGACCTGGGACTACAACTATGAGGTGGGCAGTGTGGAGGGTAAagtgctgctctgctgctgtggatCCACCGAGTGCAGAGGAAGGCTACTGTGA
- the LOC130171720 gene encoding cortexin domain-containing 1 protein-like: MDPPILPVARLEVDVDLGFALFFFFLLCFFLLVTIIRCAQMVLDPYSAISVTTYQEEQMED; encoded by the coding sequence ATGGACCCACCGATCCTCCCCGTGGCCCGGCTGGAAGTGGATGTTGACCTTGGGtttgctctcttcttcttcttcctcctgtgcTTCTTCTTGTTGGTGACCATTATCCGCTGTGCTCAGATGGTGCTGGACCCGTACAGTGCTATCTCTGTTACTACATACCAGGAGGAGCAAATGGAGGACTGA